CTCAGGTCCTTGTACTTGTCTTCACACAGTCTGGAGATGGCCTGGACAACACAATACACAGGCTCATTGGCTTTATACCTGATGCACTGGTTAATAACAACACTTCCCTTTTGACTATTCATGTCTCAGCAGCCATCTTTTCTGCTACCTGTAAGCTCCATCATATCCTTCACCATCATACCCACCACCcttcaccaccatccccaccacccccaccacccttcaccaccatacccaccaccaccaccatcctttaCCACCATACCTCCAGTTTCTGTGCCCTCTCGTTGCTGAGTGGCTCGAGGGGAAAGAGGAGGTTGTTGTCCTCGGCCAGAGATCGCAGGTCAAAGTAGTACTTAGCATAAACACTGGCCGGGACGTTGATGTTGAACTGCAGAAGTTCCAGGAAGTGACGCTCCATCTCGTTCCTGACGGAAGGAGAGCTGATTAAACAGGGTTAATAGAGAGACTTCTAATACAACCAAAAGTTGCTctcaggcacagatctaggatcaaccCTGACAATGAGTGGGGGAGAAATGCCAAATAGATCAACGATAGTGGTAACGTCAACCACTGACTAGGGCGAGAGTCTAACCAATAGCAAAACCTTGTCTTTCCCTTACAGCAACAAGGAGAAGGGTACAGGTCTACAGGACTGCTATTCAACCCATCTTATTCAAATGTTTATCATttcaaaaaattaaaaatatttttccCAAGTAATTACCCAAAAGGACAAACAggaattacatttaaaaatacaACTCAACCAACTAGAGCAACTGAGGGCTGGCCTATTCATTCTAACTACAATGAAAACCCATACGGCTCGCTTCATGTCTCTCCTGAACAGATTCGCCTCATCATCCTTATCACCATGACAATAAAAGAGCTGCATGCCAGTCACCACGGAGACAACATCCAGGATGCTTTGtgggagaggagacatgagggCCATGGTGGCTGGAGGGTCTCCCAGGGCAACTAATGGAGTGTGTGAGGGCTACTGCCATTATgtaggagagatgagagccactCCAGACTCCCCAGCTCACAAAGACATGACAGTAGACTGCAAATCCAAAGAAGAGCGGAAGGGACATGGGCTCACACACacggtggcaggtagcccagagtattgggccagtaaccgtagCTAGAATTCCAGAGCTGACtagatatagatatttttttcaatgtcgatctgcccttgagcaaggcacttaaccccaatttCTCCCAGATTGCcgttgataatggctgaccctggACGTGACCCCACTCTGAGGGTGTCTGAGGAAGAGTTGGgagatgaaaaaataaataaatatatatatatatatatttcataaatCACTGTcatgtgtgaaacaggacaaatataagcaccccttATTTGACACATGTACACACTCCAACAACAACCAAACTTAAGAGACAACAGCCAACTCCAGCCCACTAAAAGCTACTagaatttcagccagtagtttagTAAGGAGCAGCCTACTGATGGCTTGGAGATCCTGTATACAACCAGTACTCTGCCTCCCTCAGTGTCCCTCTCTGGGCCAAGTCTTCACTCCCTTGGTGCCCAAAGCAGGTTCTTCATCTCACACAGCCCTGATGAGAGCTAGAGACTTTACCAGTCTATAGACTACAGCCCAATGAATGATTATCAGACCAGGGGGGAAGAAGGCTCCAGTCTACATCTGTTCTCCACCTGAAACATGGTCATGATGAATCACTACCAAACCAGCCCCCGCCTCCAAATCACTACCAAACCAGCCCCTGCCCTCACAGTGAAAATGACATATCTGAAGCTGAACATTAAAGTACGGTTTAGGTTGGCACAATAGTGAGAAAGGTGtatcttgagtgtgtgtgtgtgtgtcctgtccacTCACATGTCCTCCACGGTGATGTCTTTGAGGATCTGGCAGTAGTCTACGTTCCACACGGCCTGGTCGTCCCACACCTTGGACGCCAGCAGGATGGCACCCAGTACGATACGCTTCCAGTTGCAGGGACAGATGTCTATCTCAGCGTAGGTCAGCAGACGCTCCAGGTACACCTGGTGAGGTTAGAGGTCTTTGATAAACCTGAGCTGGTTATTTCCATTCAGAAATGCCATGTGCCCAACATAGAAAACCAGTAGGGAAAAGGGCATGTTATTGATTATTTAtcctatatacacacacgtgAGAAATAGTACTTTGTTATGGTTGGAGTCCAGGAAATAAGGAATGCTTGATATATTAGGACCAATCGTATTAAATCAAATGCAGGTCTACTGTCTGTTTAAATTGAAACTAGGCTCTGTTCACTTGGGCtcttgagtggcgcagcggtttaaggcactgcatctcagtgttagaggcatcactacaaaccctggttcgattccaggccgtatcacaatcggctgtgattgggagtcccataaggtggcgcacaattggcccagcgtctatggtttggccagggtaaggtagggtttggccgggggaggccgtcattgtaaatttgttcttaactgacttgcccagttaaataaaaaaacatttttttttaaatgtacttcgTCAATGGTTTCTATTACTCTGCTGCCCCCCGGTGGCGCATTAGTGCAGATGTATTCTAGCGTATCATGTAGGTTAATACAACCCCACAACACCTAGTGAatgatacagtacattataatttagcagacgctttcatccaaagtgacttagtcaTGCGTGCGTACATTTaacatatgggtggtcccaggaatcaaacccattaccctggcattacaagtgccatgctctaccaactaagctacaatacatatacagttgaagtcggaagtttacatacacttaggttgaagttgttaaaactattttttttgttcaaccagtacacaaatttcttgttatgacctctactttgtgcatgacacaagcaacttttccaacaattgtttacagacaggttattccacttataattcactgtgtcagaagtttacatacactaagttgactgtgcctttaaatggcttggaaaattccagaaattgatgtcatggctttagcccatcagaagcttctaattgatatttgagtcaattggaggtgtacctgtggatatatttcaagacATACCTTCAAAttcagggactggtgcacttcacaaaatagatggctttatgaggatggaaaatgtggaaatattgaagcaacatctcaagacatcagtcaggaagttaaagcttggtcacaaatgggtcttccaactggacaattaccccaagcatacttccaaagtcatggcaaaatggcttaaggacaacaaagtcaaggtattgtagtggccatcacaaagccctcacctcaatcgcatagaacatttgtgggcagaactgaaaaagcgtgtgcgagcaaggaggcctacaaacctgactcagttacatcagctctgtcaggaggaatgggccaaaattcacccaactaattgtgagtagcttgtggaaggctagctgaaacgtttgacacaagttaagcaatttaaagacaatgctaccaaatactaattgaatgtatgtaaacttctgacccactgggaatgtgatgaatgaaataaaagctgaaataaatcactattattctgacatttcacattcttataataaagtggtgatcctaactgacctaaaacagggaattttactaggattaaatgtcaggaattgtgaaaaactgagtttaaatgtatttcactaagttgtatgtaaacctctgacttcaactgtatgtgttttgATGGTTGCTGACTGAACTCCTCACCAGGGTGACGATGGCACACTCTGCAGTGAGCTGTGCAGCGCTGAACAGAGTTCTGACAAAGCGGTAGATGAGTTTGTGCTCAGGGTCCATAACAGAGTAGTTGTCAGGGACCTGCTCTCTCTGCAGGTAGAAGACCGTGTTAGACAACACATACCAGCCCAGagacaacacaaaacacacattcaTGTCTTGAATAGCACAAAAGACTACCCCCCCAACAAGATAAGGAAACATTGAAGTAATTTCTCAATTTCCTAATGGTTTTATATCGACTTTCCTACCAGAGCTAAACTAACTTCTTCATTCCCCCTGCAGTGGTATGTGCTATGTTGAAGTTGGAGCTAAGAGCAGTGGTATATGCTATGCTGGGCTATGGGGCATATCAAGTTGCAGCGTAAGGCCTAGAAGGGAGTGAGGAAGGTAGCTGATGCCAGATATTGATGTAGACAAGGGCTGAGAAACCAATACTGCCACATCTTCTGCAGACCTCTGTTTTGATGTAAACCTGTATTAGCAGGTCTTTGGAGTACATAACAGCTATTCACTTCCTGTAAACACATAACAGCTATTCACTTCCTGTAAACCCTGAGTGGATTATGGTCAAATTGAACCGACCACTCACCGATAAGGGGTGCATCTTCTCATCAAAAATGTCCAGTGACCTGCCTGAgtccctgagagagacagaggaacagaggaaacGTCTCCACTACGAGCCAAAAACTGTCCAATACAGACATTCTGCCAGGCCTCCAAGGCACCTTCTGACCCCCCCATTTAAAATAATACCTGTGCATACTCAGACTGAACAAGTCAAAACACTGCCACTCACCTGTTTTTAATGTGGTAGTATATTGCTAATGTAACACTGGAAAACAAAGAAAGACACAATTCATTAGGCCAGAGTTCAACTACAAAAGGTTTCCTGTGTGTGCATATAAGAAGGTAGTGGGTACCCACCATTTAATTGTGCTTTTCAAGTTAGGCTGGCTGACCGTGCTGTCATCTATAAAGATGGTGGAACAGGAACTGTACTTCTTagagagagggccaggagagGTCTGCAAAATGAAATATGTGACATGGAAGTCAGACGCTGCTAATGTGGGCCCTGTTGAACCCAATCCTTCTGAGGTAATTGATGCTAACGTTAGCCTGTGGTGGCCTTAGCCAAATAATGACATCACCAATAAGTCACTCCTGAGAGAATGAGATGAGGTGGAGTTGAGGGTGAACACTCGCTAAACATTCACCAGGTCTCCTCTTTAGGTCTCCTCTTTATCTGTGTCAGTCTTCTAGCTGACAGGACACCACAGCGGTTACAGCCTGTTCTATTGTGGTCAACTCAAgctacatgaacacacacagaatAGTAGCAGGCAAGGGGAACACAGCCCTGCCTTTTATTTGACCAGGTCAAAGGTCTTggcacttagctagctagttatattATTAGAGGTTGGTGTAAAAGAAGGCAGCCATAACCCAGGCCAACCCTCTGCTTAACTACTTACATGGGTGGGAATTGACCTATATGGAacgggctaaattgaaatgtttcttacagaagaattATGGAAAGcatatgggctcccgagtggcacagctgtctaagggactgcatctcagtgcaagcggcgtcactacagtccttggttcgaatccaggctgtatgacaaccggccgtgattgagagtcccatagggcggcgcacaattggcctagcgtcgtccgggtttggccggggtagataagaaaattgtaaataagaatttgttctaaacaaacttgcctagttaaataaaggtgaaataaaaaaagaataaCCATGGCAGCAATTAAAAAGGGAACAGTTTTGGGATTATGGGAAATGATTAGAGGTGAGgaaaacagttcacctgacaggACTGAATCCAAAACATTACACCGTTGATTTGGTGAGCATTTTACAGTTGCTGTACTTGTCACCAtatttgttgataacgaaatctaaaaatactctggatacaatCAGTAACATAAGAAAATTCTTTGAAAatttggggtaggtgcaacataagaaaAATATTGCACATTTTCTTCACAATACAACCAACATGGTCTctttctgttcaggacaacccagggtataacgccatgtcatcttgtaactatacatcaaacatagtgatcatgaACCTTCACAATGTATATCACATGAGTTtgatgatatggaaatgtgaagtgcacatttggactcaaaGCGGTATTGATTATAATCTTCAacttctcatctttcaaaatacatagagtcctcgtaatttacagcatttcccctCACTCAAACAGCCAAAAATgtgcaaaagttgcccaatttGAGGGAAGGATTGGGGGCAACTTCCTGTCGTGTGATGTTCCATTTCAGGACTGCTGTCAAAGAGCTGTGAAGTGgagactgagctctgacgtcatgtatagttactgaacagccactgagctctgacatcatgtatagcatgttactgaacagacactgagctctgacatcatgtatagcatgttactgtacagccactgagctctgacatcatgtatagcatgttactgaacagacactgagctctgatgtcatgtatagcatgttactgaacagacactgagctctgacgtcatgtatagcatgttactgaacagacactgagctctgacgtcatgtatagcatgttactgaacagacactgagctctgacgtcatgtatagcatgttactgtacagacactgagctctgacgtcatgtatagcatgttactgtacagctgtACAGACACACATGTTACTGGGACACTAAATTGGAACAATCTGTCCATTTTCAACCAGTATAAGGGCTACATCCTGGCGTCAGAGCTGACCAATGAAGGTGCATGATGGTCACTGAGTGGCATTTGCATATACATGAGCTTGGTGTTGTCCTCTAGAGCAGAGGTTCTTAAACCCGTTTCAGCTCGAGACCCAAATGACAAATTGACCATCCTCCCGTGACCCAAATTGTCCTCCAGTGACCCAAGTTACGAGGAAAATGAGATTACAGATGTATTCtcacatgcacacccacacagTAGGCCCACACAGTAGGCCCACACAGTAGGCCCACACAGTAGGCCCACACAGTAGACCCACAGTACACAATTCATTATTTATTGTTGGTTAACACAAAATTAAAACTTCGTATTGAAATACTTACATGACTAACATGGTTAATGTG
This portion of the Oncorhynchus tshawytscha isolate Ot180627B linkage group LG26, Otsh_v2.0, whole genome shotgun sequence genome encodes:
- the LOC112225618 gene encoding cyclin-Y-like protein 1 isoform X2, with translation MGNTVSCCVSPEESPKLPRQPVDRHEDYQIITDVSDDTGPYLQHISDREVPDELAQESNPSDHARASTIFLCKSQTDSELRDKRKSNHINHVSHTSPGPLSKKYSSCSTIFIDDSTVSQPNLKSTIKCVTLAIYYHIKNRDSGRSLDIFDEKMHPLSREQVPDNYSVMDPEHKLIYRFVRTLFSAAQLTAECAIVTLVYLERLLTYAEIDICPCNWKRIVLGAILLASKVWDDQAVWNVDYCQILKDITVEDMNEMERHFLELLQFNINVPASVYAKYYFDLRSLAEDNNLLFPLEPLSNERAQKLETV
- the LOC112225618 gene encoding cyclin-Y-like protein 1 isoform X1 — encoded protein: MGNTVSCCVSPEESPKLPRQPVDRHEDYQIITDVSDDTGPYLQHISDREVPDELAQESNPSDHARASTIFLCKSQTDSELRDKRKSNHINHVSHTSPGPLSKKYSSCSTIFIDDSTVSQPNLKSTIKCVTLAIYYHIKNRDSGRSLDIFDEKMHPLSREQVPDNYSVMDPEHKLIYRFVRTLFSAAQLTAECAIVTLVYLERLLTYAEIDICPCNWKRIVLGAILLASKVWDDQAVWNVDYCQILKDITVEDMNEMERHFLELLQFNINVPASVYAKYYFDLRSLAEDNNLLFPLEPLSNERAQKLEAISRLCEDKYKDLSRAAMRRSFSADNLVGIRRSNAVLS